The nucleotide window GATAGTACTTTTACAGCCAAAATCTTTTGTGTATGCAAAATTTAATTTGACTAATCTGAATATAAATCCAACTTGATacaatttaatcataaaaaaGGTTTGTTATACCCCCAATACTTGGACACGTGTCAACACAACGAGCTATAATAATCAACTTCTACTCCTTGTCATTAGGTCTCCCTTAATCGGACATCTTTTCAAGCTAGAACGCCTGTTCTCTCCACCTAACCCTCCACGTGCTCTTAGTTAAGAACTCGTATTGCTTACTCCTCAAGGATGGCCTTGTTCGTCCACTCTAATGATAAGGCCACCCACTCAACAGGTTACCTCATCAGACACCTACTTTTTAGGTGCAAACACTTCTGTAAGCGTGAACATGCCTCTAGCGATGATTGGGTTCCACTAGAAAATACCAACCTCGTATTATTTGGGACCACTACATCTGCATTTCTCGTCCACTGTAAATACCCTCTTATTGCATAGAGAAAAGATTGAAACATTTTCTCCCCTAATCACCCCTCAAGCCATTGCCTACTCCAATACGAGCTTGTCCTCTTGTCCATTTCCAACTTTGTCTTTTTTGGTGAACCGGCTTCCTTAACATTACCTCATGCTCTTCTTTCTGTTCTTTTTATCTCTTCTATTGTACAGTATATCAATAAATTCAATAACCTAAACTCAAAATGATCATAATCTAAAACTATACAAACCTTAaataattcaaacatgaaataatttaaataaataactcaaaataatatgaaaataaaaaaatttaaataacttCAACTCAAAATAAATAATCTCAacctaaaataattattttgaaagaaaaaaacacTCAACGTAATAAGTACGGCTTTGGTAAACCAGAAAAATATAAGTCAGCCAAGTTTTCCattaattaaaacacaaaaaaaaaaaaagagactacGTGTTTTCTCAAATTCTATTGGTCCAAAAAAGTGGACCCCATCCTTTAAACCCTCAATTCAACCAATCAAATTCATCGAAACACGTATCAGTTCttttatcatataatattatTATCAATTATTGTTAGATTAAATTACCTAATTGGCCACCCAACTATTAGGATGacttcattttagtccttttttttagTGACCAAAATGAATTAGGAGTTGAATGACCAAAATAGAAGTGTGAACACGATGTTGCTTGTACAAGTTAATTTTCATTATAGATTTAATGGTTGGGGGTTAAAATGAAAGTGCACTAAAAGTTAAGTGATGAAGTTGTAAGGATTTTATTTTAGGTAACCAAAATGAAAGTATTTTAAACGTTAGGTGACCAACGAAGAGAATTTacccttattattatttttttaaacactTTGAAGTGGACTTCGAGTCTTCTTCGATCATTTTCCATAAAAAAGAGATCTTTTTATAAGAACTCTTCCAAGGATTATTTCGTTATTATTATTACAATCTAAAGAGACAGAGCAATGGGAAAAACCGAGCAAAATTCAGTTCTTTTAATCccaattttcttctttttattaaCAATATCATTGCCTGTCTCTGTTTATGCCAAGAAACCAGTGGCGATTCCTCGAAAAGAAGACGTTCCTCATATTAAATGTCAAGTTTGTGAGAAGATAGCATCACAGTTGGTTCAACAAGTTCAATCGAAACAAACCCAGATCTCTCCCAAGAAGGTATTTTTATTATCTGGGTTTTCTTtggtttttctttaaattttactttcatGGAATTctgttttgattttctttttttttgggggtttggTGGGGTTTTAGATCTCAGAATATCAAATCATTGAGATTGCGGAGAATGTTTGCAATTTGAAGAAAGAAGAAGCTGATTGGATTTTGAAGATTGATATAGTTGAACAAGGGGATAAATTAGAGGTAAATTGAATTATAATTGTTCTTgattttttataagtttttgtGCTTTGTTTGATAGGATATGTAATTAAAAATTTGAATCCAAATGCACTTAATTTATTATCAAATGCATATTGATTTAGATATTTATTCCCATTAATGGAAAATAGGTGTATCATTTCAATTAatcctagggttcatatttgttaaaattttagttattatTAGGTATGCTTATTGGGTGCATAATGAATTTGCTTATGATTACATGGATGTATTGATGGCAAATTTTGATGGAAAATCTGTTAAATGATTATAAGTATAGTGACTTGTTGAGGATTGCTGATTCTATCGATAGAAGTCTGCGAAATACCGTCCTTATCTATCAATGCCTTATAACCTTATAGTTTCAAATCCCTCTATGTTCATGGTGGGTGGGTTATGGTAAAGTTGAGAGTCAAAACCTGTAGGGATAAATTTGGATGAGTGAGGGTCAGCTGACTGACGGATAATACTTTACAGACTTCTTTGAATGGAGCCGAGCTTCAGTATAGCTGACTGGCGGTAAAAGTATCTTAGAGGCCTCTGTACTAGAAGTCAAATTGCATTTTGTCTTTTTACTAAAAAAGGGCAGATTAATCTTTGTACATTAGATCAAATAGCAAACTAGTCCTTTATGTTAAAAATTACATCATTTTTATTGCTAAAAATTGGTTTGGCTAACAGAATAATTAGAAAATTACACGTGGTGTGCCATGTGTACTTCGTTTTGACATATAGAGACCAATTTCTAATGGTAGGATTCATTTGCCCATTTTTTGCATAGAGGGGTTAGAATGTAATCTAACTCTTAATGCAAGTGCCTCCATGGTACTTCTACCGCAGACTGATATTTTTGACCATTAATCTTATTATGCTAACTCATGAAATTTTCATCTATTTGCAGCTAGTGGAACAAGATGCTGAAGGGATTTGCAATACAGAGTGTAAGACAATTGAGAGAACTTGTCAAGAGGTTAGATTATTAATTAACATAAAATGAATTGTTCTTTTGTAATAAAATGTTTTAGCTTTGGATCGTGAACTTGTTGGTTTTTCGTTTAACATTTGTGTTACGAGACTGTTGTTAAGCATGGCTGCTTATGCTTCTTTTCAGGTTATGGGGTATTCTGATACTGATGTTGCTGAATATATATACACGTCGAAACCCGATGTTGAGTCATTGAAAAATTATCTATGTAAAGACTTAACTAAGGCATGCAAAACCAAGCCTCCCCCATTACCAAAGGTATCCCAATGCTTTCATGATTCCATATCTGTAATCCTTGGATTGATTTTATTTACTTCCTTCTGTTCTTTCGGTTTAGTACGAAAAGAATAGGATTGTCGCTTTAGTCCATTTGTCTAATTTGGGTCGTATGAATCTAATTCTTTCTGTCTACTGCGTCCTTTCATTTGTTTGCTTTCTTGGTAATATGCTTTGAATGAAGCAGCCCGACTTCTCGTACATCATGATGGTTATTTAAACGAGCTCGTTGTTATAATGTTGGATGACAAGCTAAACTGATGAAGCTGCTTTGTTGTTGATGATTTGTGCAGGATAGGACTCCGGGAGAACCTTTTGTACCAAAACCAACTAAAGAGGCTGAAATGGAAAAGATGTTACGATCCATGGAGGTACGAAAGATTCATGGCTAAGTAGCATGCTGTTCATACTATGTTAATATTTGATCTCATTTTAATCGTTTATCTTTATTACTATTCAGGGTATGCCAGGAGCACCCAACATGCAAATGTATTCAAGGGAGGAGCTAATGAACATGAAGAATTTCGGTGAAGATGCTGACGATGATGAAGATGAAGACGAGGACCAATTTCCATCGAATTTGGTACTTATCGAAAAACCCCGAAACGGGTTTGAAGTTTCAATGTGATTCTTATTtcggttcttttttttttttctgcagGGAAAAGTGTTGAGAGACAAAGAAAGTAAACAATCCGATTGGAAACAGAACATCATCAAAGGTGTAAAAGATGCAGGTGAAACATTGAAGAGACATGCAACTAAGGTGTCTTTTAGGGTACAAAAATGGTGGAAAGGATTTAAAGCTGCTCAATCAAAGTCCGGTAAGACAGAACTTTAAGACACCACCGAAATCGTGAGTTCAAGGAACACGAGTTGTTAACATGTTCTGTTTTCGTGTTTTCTTCCATTGCATTAATATGTTCGGAAGAATTTGATTACGTAGAAAGTCGAGGTCGAGGAAGGTTTACGAGTGTCTTTCCCTGTATTTTGGGAAGTTTTGACGATTTCATTTCATCCATTAGAACTCTATGTTTAACTAGTGTCACCAAGTAGCAAAACTTATTTTTTTGCTGATTATAAATACACAATCTGTTGGAACTCTTTTGTGCTTCGATCAACTTGGTTACGTTGCCGTTAACTGATGGACACCACCACCACGGAATTCATAGGTTCTTTGTTCACTCTTAGCCCGGTTACTTACCTTAACCCCCGATTATCATGAAGGTCTTTATACTATGAGTCATTTTAGTTTGCCCTTTTCACTCAAAAAAGGGTAAATTAATCTTTGCATATTTGATTAAAGAACAAATTTgtcattctgttaaaaatttcattaatatctattgttaaaaatttatcattgtacatcAATATGAGATACACTTGTTATGCCACATGTTTCAATCTAGTTATTTTGTCAGTTATATACagtttaatttactaattttttaaataaaacaaatataatCTAATTTTTACTACAGAAATTTCTGGATCTTCACGATACTTTCTCTTTTAACCCCATATTATAAATGGATTCAGCAAGTGACCGAGCATGCATTACATTACTACATCTATATGCGTAAATGGAAATCGGTCAAAATTTACTATTAATCCTTGTCACTAAAATGAAAGCAACCTTAAATTACAAAGATTGTTGAGTGgtcaaattgtaaaaattttattttcattaactAAAATGAAAGAACTCTAAAACTTGGGTGACCacgaaaaaatataatataattatgagCCAATTTCATAACGAAGCCCAATTGGAAAATTGGATAAAAGCCCATAATATGgggtattatttgtttattcttttcttttgaaattttaaataagtgCAAAACGACTTCGTTTCAATATTACTCGCTCTTTTGGACCATTTTGTTTTTCTAAGCAACCCTCTTGACCTTCtagtataatatataatataaatttatttatttatatcctcataaaatattttaatttttgtaaaaaacAATTTAGAACATTTTTTTTGAACAATTAACACGTAAGTAATAATGGTTGGATTAATAAACTTAACGAAATATTCTTTTATAACGGTAAGAATATTTAGGATAAATCCAAAATTTAAtgtcaattaaaatattttaacaaaaaccATTTCACATTGCATGAAGCTCAATTGACCCCAAAAGTTATTAATATAATGCAAAGTCATCAAAATTGTATGATTGGATTATGAACATGAAGGCCACTAAACATCCTCAAATTCTCATCTATATTTTAACTTACTCCCAAAATTTTCGTAACCAATCCTCAAAGCATATCATGTCATTCCAATAGTCTAGTAGTTTGAATTTAATgtcaaacatatttaaaatatttagattaaattttgaatatatgtatatttatcaTATGAATAACTCGGATATAACGTGTTAAAAAGAATAGATAATGTcaataaaatttaagaatttatttctctttttagTACACTAGATCCCATCTATTCATGTGATAAgtacacatatatttataattttatctacATGTTTACAATTTAAGCCATGTTAGAGATCACaatataaaattaacaaaatatcgAGATTATTGTTAATTAGGAAGAAATAGAAGTcaaaaaccaattttttttaaaaagtatatcaaaaataaatctaaatatgCAAAGCTGTTAGGAAACTAGAATATAAAATTAGGGTTAAGAATCTAATTACTGTGATTTAAGATTTTGATATGAAATCTTGAAGAGATTTAGCAATAAAAATTAAGGGAATATGCAGGCTGAGattgtattaaattaatttaCTCAAAATTAAAATACTGTCAAATTGATGAATATGCATGATAATATCAAAGGAAAAATCTCAAAGATTTAAAAAAGAAATGTTATTTTTGGCACCACAAAAATATGCAAAAACATTGaagcatttttattttattgtcaaCATTTTGATGCTTTGACTAAATTAGGGCACTAAAGACATTATGGATTTTGATTTCTAGACAAAAGGTCAAAGATTTATGGAGTTTGTCTTTAATTTGTTGGCTTTGAACTTTTCCTCATGatgattattattttggagttgtTAGATATTGATTCAAAATTTAGTGATATAATGATGGATATAGTTTTTAATGtgcttatatttttattattttagttttaattgatTTTACTGGATGGTAAAGTTGaatgaattattaaaattttaacggcAAATGTGGCACCTTGCATGATAATCTATGCACTTTATTGTTAGTatagataattttaaaaataaaatatttttaatggaTTTTTTATAAAGTACATACGGATTCCTATGCTAATTATTACATTAAtgacattaaaattttaatagttcaaTAAGCTTTTTCATTCaacaaaaaataatttaactaaaatttaaaggtTGAGTGTTAAAATATCTccccaaaaaaaaataattagaattaaaatgacaaaataaatgaacattaaaagttaaatttatcattagGTAATAGTTTTATAAGGAGCGAGGAAGAGTGTCGTAAAATATTGGGTTAATGGGACAAGTATTCCATATATTTAAACACTAGGTAGCTTAGAAGCGGGTTTTGTTTTAGGGCTCAAAGGTATTTTGAACTTTTTGTGATCTCTATGTTTATCGGGTGTTTTAAACTTTTTACAATCTCTATTTTTATAGCATATATTTTTCTCATCTAGAATGTAGGCCAATCAAACAAAActatattaaacatgtatatatgAATACATTGTAAAGAAACGAATAAGATTGTAGTTAAATTGATCAGATTATCAGTTTATCAGTTTAATTGATTCATATAGATTTTTAGATTGATTGCTTTGATATCTTTTTTTAAATTgatgttttaataaatttttgaTCCAATCGAGATgtgtataaaataaaaaatgttgcTTGGATATGGTAGACATGAATGGGATCGATTTGGGTAGTAGGTAAGGGAATTACATGGTGTTGAAGAAGGACACGAATTTTGGTTAAGGAATTCAAAAGCATAGCTGCTGGATTCCTGGACTTTGTCTCGTAATCTTATTTTATGCATggttattctatatatatatatatatatatatatgtgggaatcaattatgtttttttttcttctaagtTTGTCTGGTAATGACAGAAGCCATGCACACCCCAGCTGGTTAATATTCCATGTTAAAATCACTTCTTTGAAATGCTATTCTGAAAGTCAATCAATAACTTTTCTATATATTATTGACTTGCCAATTGGTGGTAGCCAGCTTTTGCATGTAATTATTCGTAGGCAATGTTCTCAAATTATCAATTTTAGTTAaatcttttaattattataaaattaaaataaaaatttcattttatacattataacagtaaaattaaatatttaaattaacttaaatcTAGTTCAACTAATTTTTAATTGGTTTATTATCTAATTCGACCAGTTAAACTGATATTGCAtcagtttaaatttttttaattttatggtaTTGGTTAAACTGATTGGaccattaatttttaatttaaatgatagGTTTAATTAAATATTCTGAAACTTATTTAAGGTGATTGCCTGTTCTATTAGACGTATAAATATATTAAGCTCGTTTCCAGTTGCATTGGCTTAAAATAATATATTCTGATTGCTACTTAATACGTCATGAAATGAATGGAAATAGAGGGCTTAGCCACCGTTATAGGAAAATGATCGTGTGCATATATGACCTTCCTTGCTTGCTGATTACTGACAATGGGACATAATTCTGAAGGAAATTCGAAGACTTTTGTGATAACCCTTCCTATATCCCCTGCTCAAAGTTCTATCAAGACACCAGGCAAACAAAAACGATGACTAAGAATATTTTGGTAGCACTTAAAAATAAAGTGGATGACACCAAGGGGAGCATGGATAAAAGGACTCCTTGGTATACTCAAGGCCATAAGAACAACTTCTCATATTGGCACTAGGGAAACTCCGTTTAATCTTATGTTTGGCTCGGAGGCTATTATAACCGAAACCTCGCTGGTAGTTAACAACTCGTTAACTATTAATCTTGTAGACAATTACATACACAACACATGAAACTCTCTTAACTTATCTCGTAAAGATCAGATGTTGAGTTATTCTTTGCATGGATCACACATGAAGTCCTATCAAATCTATGTTAATCACATCGTTACTTATTTAAAAGACTATTATGCTCTTTAAGTGGTTAATATCAACCCCACCTATAAATACTCATTCTTAACCTTGAGAGATCAACCCTCAACACTTCACTACCTTGTGAACCAACATCCCCTACCTCTTACTTCTTTTGACTTCAACACACCCAATCAACTTCTTGTTATAATTTGCATACCTTTTCTTCTAAAGCTAGCTAGCTGTTtccataaatttactaataaagaTCCCAAGTTGGCAAAagcatgtgtatatatgtttcaTCAAGTTACGAGGTCATCATCTATTCTCTAAACAACAATATATATATCCCAAATTCAAGAGTTCCAATGCAAGTTATAATGTATACAACATAGATGATTGTGATTGCGATCAATTTCGAAGCTGCTGCCTACATGGCTTGGTTGGCAAAGGTCTAGCTGGATCATTAATTAGTTTCAATTGTACATTTTTTTCAAAGCATAAGATAAACAATCGATCCAAAGAGTTTTGATAAACCAATAAAGAATAAAGTGAAATGTGCAACAATTTGAAGCAACAGCAACACAAAAACTATACAATAATGGCAAATTTATGTCCCTATGACCCTCGTTGGCTATTTAAGGATCACAATTTAGggaacaccaaaaataatagaattgtttttgtatatatatatgatttcatTCCAACAATAATGGAATTAACAGATGAATTAAAAGAGTGGGAAGAGAAAGCACATGGAGGAGGAGGTGAGTAATAGAAAATtgtttcatgatttcatgaaaaggCTATTCTTGGCTCATGTGTTGCAATTAATTATTTGCTATCTGTTTgtttaaaagaaattaaacatCCATTTATTAGTATATATTGTAATGAAAATGGAGTTGGATTTTTCAAATAGTGacaatttttaaaagttattagATTAGAAATTGTCACATTTTATTTTAACACTGATTTGttgattttaatatattttaagctTATCACTATATTAATTAACCCTAACAAACGGAAGAAATAGTCATATAAGTGTGATTTTAAGCCaacgaagtttttttttttaataaatggaGGTGGAAATGGAATTGATTGAATTGAACCCAAATTACTGAAACGGAGGTTTGAAAAATATATTCTAATtattaatatgataattattatgattgtagtcatttaaatttattaatgataaaatatcaaaataagtaTGTTTTAATTTGGTATTCATACAACTATAGGTAGCTTTTAGTATTAATATAATACTTCTCCAATTCTAAATGCTAAAATTCTGCTATCAGTCTTTGTATTATGtaaaagttgtggatttagttcctttaatttgatcattttagtctttatacttttcaaatttaaaatctaaTCTTGACATAATTCAATAGCCATCAAATCTGTTAAgttaaattatgttaattttaatttttatgtagtaaacatattatcacatatgtaatgTTATGTCAATAAAGGTGAAGCCAAGAATTATGTGATGGGGGTTGGGAAAAAATTTTTGGGAGGGGACAAAGCTAAAAATTTTGTATTAAGAATAGTTTTAAGTTGAATTTTTATCTTTTGAGAGGAGCAAAAATTGAACTGAGAGCCATTAGAAATGCGCATTGGCTATGCCCTTGCATGCCAGCTTACCATTTTCATATAATACTCAACAAAAGGATAAATCCTGTTAGTTAATAGATTTTAGAGTTATtggactgaaattttaaaattcaaaaaatatatgaattaaaattaatcaaattaatataTAGAGATCAAATCAATAACTTACACACAGTATAAGGGCTAATAATAGAATTTTAccacttaatttaaaaaaaatagattcTACAATCAAGTGTGTTTTAAAAGATGGAATTGatgatataaaaagaaaaaaaaaattgcaaaGCACAAATAATGAAGAATGATTTTGAATAGTCTTTGATCTTAATCATGATTATAATTATTAGTGGTCAAAACCCAAAATTCTTTGTGGGACGTCGGTGGATCACACatttatttttatgcttgatcacaattaattaattttttcttaaaaaaagcaAAAGTCAAAGAACATCTTCCCTGTAGGGCTAAGTTTATCATAATTTTGATCATATCAATCAACATGCATGGAAATATATATCGTATGGTGATTAATAAGACAATGATATGCAAGTTTCAAAAAACATTAACGTGTTCTTACAAACACCCTTAAAATTTCTATATAAAAGCATATTAAGTAAGCATGAAAATCCATATTTAGACCAATGAAAATTTAAGAAAGAtaacattttaataaataaaacaaagagagAAAGTAAACACTAATAAGTGTTCGGTGTAATGGTaaagtatattatatttttagaaaaataatttagATTCAAACTTTGAAGACCCATCGTTATGAGAGGCGACTATAAacttcaaaaaatttaaattgtataaaacgtataacatatataaaaatacattggttccaaaaataaattaaagagtaTTTGTTGAAAATTTTCTCTCTTAGAGTTAGTAGCATAATTTAGTTATATGAACCACCCAATATTCTATATAATTAATTCTTTATCTATGGACATGATCTTAGCAGGATGGCATGTCTTTCATGGGCATTTCCATATATCTTCCAAGAAGATTCATGCTTGCCAACAGGGATGCAAATATAATATAGCCCTTATTATCTATAATCATAGGCTTACCTCATTGAGATAACTCCAGTTGTATGGTCTTATGATCTTTTTTGCTCCTATAGCCTTACCAAAAAGAAAAGGGTTAATATCATATTTTACtcttgaatttttatttaatgtgcaATGTGGTATTTATATGAAGAGAATGTCcaatttgatatgtatattgTGCTGTTGTGTATTTATGTACTCCAAAGCCTTAACACcgtataatttatatgttgacTTGGCAACAACGAATAAATAAATGTCATGCCTCCTCATATGATTAGTGTGTAAATTTTATGATGTCCAATTTTATGATGAATCGaggtatttatttattcattgtgaCCATGTTAGTGTGTAAATTAAATGGGGTTAAGGCTTTGGGGTTCATTGATACATATCCATGTACAAATACCACATTTGCATATTGGCTAAAATTTCAAAGGCCAAATGTGAAAGAAAAAATGGTAATAACATATCGGGATAAAACATCGgtacataaattttaaaacattctgATAGAATCCTTAAAGTATCAGAGTACTTTAtcaattaagtcttttttttcATCCTAATTGTTAATTTAGGCATTAAATGTTAAATTCAGATAAAACGTGGAACATCTTTAAAACACGTGTATCAAATTGTAAACTGTATACCTATCGTGTGAATAACTTGGATCTAATATATTAAAAAGACAATATACCGGTTTAAATAAAATGTAAGATGTCTCAACAAAATGTTTTGAAATGGCCGGGTCAATTTAAAATTTGGGCCATAATATAAGGATGTTGGGTGGAAATTAACCCTAACATAACACGCTTTATTTCAATGGTACGAAGAGAGTGATTTCGGACATTTGAACTGAAAGTCGGCGATAGCAATGGATCGAGGGACAAATATTTGCCTGCCAGGGTTTCTGGTGAAACAacaacatcaaatatgatatatatatatatatatatatatgaagaacaTGGTTATGGTTATATCCATTTTCACTTTCTAGTCCAAATTCAAAGCGCATGAGGTGACAAAAAACCGTGTCCTTTATTAATCGCATGATGTTGACACAGATACTTCTGTTTTCatcttaaaaatttattattagtatTTAACTTTCGGGATTTTTACTTATAAAACTCATCTGAGTTTAAATTCTCCTCGACAGaaaaaataatagtattttatttgGATAATTCTCTTTTGATATAATATGTTCGTGCAGGGTGAAGTCAAAACAATTTTTTAGGAAAGGcatgatgaaattttaattttttatatcctatatatttataaattttaaaggattaaattaaatttttataattttagggaggacaaagtataattttacatttactaatttaaaatatttaaaaaatctcAAAGACCTAAATagcaattttatattttagggggGCCGGGGCCCCTGCCTACCCCCTAGATTTCCCACTGTATTCGTGTATAGcacgtaaaattatttttatgaaatctcaACTTTTGGGGTGCTTCCATATTTGTTGCTTATCCGATTAAGTATAACAAAATTAGGTAATTAGTGTCGTGTTCTTTTATTATAGCGACTGAATCAAATtagtttatttattattaaataggt belongs to Gossypium arboreum isolate Shixiya-1 chromosome 7, ASM2569848v2, whole genome shotgun sequence and includes:
- the LOC108452663 gene encoding uncharacterized protein LOC108452663, with product MGKTEQNSVLLIPIFFFLLTISLPVSVYAKKPVAIPRKEDVPHIKCQVCEKIASQLVQQVQSKQTQISPKKISEYQIIEIAENVCNLKKEEADWILKIDIVEQGDKLELVEQDAEGICNTECKTIERTCQEVMGYSDTDVAEYIYTSKPDVESLKNYLCKDLTKACKTKPPPLPKDRTPGEPFVPKPTKEAEMEKMLRSMEGMPGAPNMQMYSREELMNMKNFGEDADDDEDEDEDQFPSNLGKVLRDKESKQSDWKQNIIKGVKDAGETLKRHATKVSFRVQKWWKGFKAAQSKSGKTEL